The window AGGTTTGAAACAATAGATTCACACGCGAAGATGGCTTGAGGCCGTCACCAACTCACTGGTAGAAAACATTAACAGGTCAGATTCTGGAAAGTTTGCAATCGGCTTTGAGACGGTAAACTGAGTTTAAAGTTCATTACCTTTGGATAGCAGTCCTGGTGTACGATGGTCTGATCGTGTGGATTAACATGAACCACACATGCTATTCTCCCCTGCAACAACCATACAAGGGGTTCAGTATGATGACCAAAAATTGAGAAGAGCAGAATTAAAACACTCTTCCTGCAATAAGCAACTTTTGGTCTTTCTGGTATCTGGAATAACAACAAAAACATACATGGTTCTTCCATACACTAGATAAAGTGATAAACTATTATATCTGTATTGAAGGATAACACCATGCTTCAGTATGCGATCTTTTGATTAACGGCAAACTAAATTAGCAGCGGGAAACAGACAGGGCCCCAGGCACCACAACTCTTGTTTGATGCACAAAAAAATGATTTCAGCTGAGGTCCAAAGATGTAAATATTTTGGGAGGAATCATTGAAGAACatctcaacaagatcaaatcaaaaaACAAACCCAACAAAACCAGGTAACACACAAGATACTTCACTGGGAAAGAGGCAAAATGAACCCAATTCAGTAATTAGTTCCTATTGCCTGAGATGCCCCAAAAAAGAATCCATACGACACCAACAGGCTCTATGTTCCACTATCAAGGGATAACGGAGCAGAAGTTCACCCAATTTAATATGGGACACCACACCAGACACACTTTGGTCTTTAGAACGAAACGAAACCAGACACCGAAGCACCCAGCTCCGCGAACATAGTCACAAGTTCTACAGCATTACATAACATACAGAACAACCACCACAACGCCCTGGTGCAGCACCGACCATGCTCTCCAGGCTTTCAAACAACCAACCATTGCAGTGAAATTACTTGGTAGCATTTCAAAAAATTCATTTGGATATTAAAATTGTAACACATATACATCTTGGCAGCAATGCAACACTCTCAGTCTATCACAATAGCATCAAACTGTCCTACTTTGCAACAGCATAATACTCCgttcaaaataagtgactcaactttgtactagctttagtacaaagttgagtcacttattttgggacggagggagtacaaaatataTGATGCCCACTGCCCTGAACATGAGAAGGCAATGTATCAGCTAGTGGCATCAGAAAAATTGTTTCAAAGATGACTGCAAACGCCTCAGGCTTAGAATTGTGGAACCGACTTGACTGATATGGAGGTTTCACTGCAGTACCTTTGCAGTGTTTGAAATGGTCATCTCCTAGTCTGTAAAACAACTCATTCTACAGGCTTTTATATGCTACCCAATTCTTATAACCCTAAACACACACCAGATTTTGGAGGGGAAAACATGGGAGGTGAAGTAGGAAACAATTAAACTATTTTCCAGCCATCACGTTATTATGTAGGACAGTAGGAGTGAAGATGAAAATGGCACAAGTAGTAAATATAGTAATTCAAATCTTATGCTTTTTATGTGATAATCTTTTTGCTCAAACATGCAAAGCAACTAAAACAtcacttggggatgctagtttcacAAGTAATTCAAAATCATGGCCAATACAGAAGAGAATAACAGGAACAGTAAATTTAACTATAAGTATTTTCCTCTATGTCCTACTAAAAGTGTTAACCAGTTAGAAACACAACATATTAACTCTGAGAATACTGAACTTTCTTCTTTCTATATGATTTTAAACCTCTTATTATTTTATTTCTTTGTGAATAATTTTACAAGGACCAGCCTTCAGTTAGGGGATCATCATAAATGATAGAAGTTCAGAAAAACTGAACCTGCTCAAAAGACCTGGCATGTCATAGTCTTGAAGTGTTGTAGATTCATAAATAAAAGAAATAATGTATTATAGTACGATTTCCTGGTTTACCTATTGTATTATACACCCCTAACAAACAATTATGGAAAGATGAAGAAGATGTAAGAGGTAACTGGTCGAAGATCATAACAGAGAAGTTTACTGAATCGTGATTCGTGACTAGGAAGTCAGAGCATATTTCTTCCAACAGTATTATACTCCTGGTAGACTGATTACCATTACAAAAGTGCTAATTAGCTGGTTAAAGGTATCACAATCCAGAATTCCAAGGACCAAAGGATTGTAGAGTTGTTTTTCATACTCTACATGATTTCTTAATTTTATTTGCAATGTCCTAATTCTGTTTGTTTTGGAGGTCCATTAGACATAAGATCCTAATTAACGATTGGCACAGGGCTTCCAATCCAATGTGAAGAGGAACGGACATTGCAACGAGGTTAGCGAATTAGAGACGGGCAGTAATCGAATCTCACAATGCGTGCCTTCCATCCAGACATAAACAATGGGTGATTAGGGTTTGAGCGGCACGGACCTTGACGGGGACGCtgaggaagaagaggtggaggtgGCCCTCGACCTCGACGACGGCGTCGAAGGGTATGGACCCGCGCGCGAGGTCCTCGAGCAGGTAGATGGCGTCCTCGACGACGCGGATCCCGTCGAGGCGGAGGTCGGCGTCGACGTAGGAGACGGCGCGCGCGCGGACGAGGCCGCCGCCGGAGGCGACGGTGCCGAGCGGCCGGCCGCGGTAGCCGATGGCGACGTCGAGGCGGCTGTAGCCGAGCGCGAAGAGGTTGGGGTTGCGGACGCGGGCCTTGAGCGCGGCGGAGACGTTGAGGGCGACGGCGGGGCGGGCGACGACGGAGACGTGCGCGAGGCGGAGGCGGGCGACGCTGACGCCGGGGTCGGAGGGCCAGAGGAGGAAGGCGAGCGCGAGGAGCGCGAGGGCGGCGAGGGCCGCGGCGACGCGGCCGCAGCCGCAGCCCCGGCGCAGGCGGCGCCGGAGCCGCACGGGGACGAGGAGGACGTAggagtcggcgtcggcgtcgtggaggtggGATGGTGAGTGGGGGCCGAGGTACGGCGGCGGGGGGAGCAGCGGCTCCGCCGCCGGGCCGCGGGGTTGCGTCTTCGCCATTGGGGGTTGGTGGTGAGCTGTCCGCTGCCGGGTGGGCCTTTCGCTTAGCTTGCAAGGCTGAGCAATGGAAGTCGGTTGATCGGTTGATTGGAGGTTAAAACTTAAAAGTGAGGCTGCTCGTCACCACCATTGCTTTGGTTTTGGTAaacctttttctttctctttttcctttttt is drawn from Triticum dicoccoides isolate Atlit2015 ecotype Zavitan chromosome 4A, WEW_v2.0, whole genome shotgun sequence and contains these coding sequences:
- the LOC119286982 gene encoding uncharacterized protein LOC119286982, whose translation is MAKTQPRGPAAEPLLPPPPYLGPHSPSHLHDADADSYVLLVPVRLRRRLRRGCGCGRVAAALAALALLALAFLLWPSDPGVSVARLRLAHVSVVARPAVALNVSAALKARVRNPNLFALGYSRLDVAIGYRGRPLGTVASGGGLVRARAVSYVDADLRLDGIRVVEDAIYLLEDLARGSIPFDAVVEVEGHLHLFFLSVPVKGRIACVVHVNPHDQTIVHQDCYPK